From the genome of Nicotiana sylvestris chromosome 1, ASM39365v2, whole genome shotgun sequence:
CACTCAGGCATTGAGGGGGATGTACACTAAATTGAAATGGAGAAGGAATACGCACTGACTTATTAACCCTCTCCAGGCATGAATATCGGATACCATTATAGCTTTAAACTTTTAACGAGGGTATGGAAAAAGTATGTCAAGTTATAAAAGGCAAAAcacaataaaacaataataataaaaataataataatcttaAGCATGCTCAAATGCTATTATTATCTAAGCTGTGTAAAATGTGGCAATTTTATTTTTCTAATGCTACTTTTACTGCAAACTTCATGTTTGAACTTGATAAAATCTTAAGCATGCTCAAATGCTATTATTATCTTAACACTGAACACCACTTGTGAAAAAAAATCTAAAGGTCCAGACGGACTTGTACTTATAGAAAACTTTTAAATTATTCAATTGTTCTAACTTCGAAAACTAAGAAGTGCAAGCGGCAAGTGACAGCTTATTTTGGATCagtaaattaaagtaagagtgaAGTGTTATCTTAATATCTATTTCTAGGGCACCTAGagaaacaagaaaaacaattgGGGACTAAATCAAATTATGAAACTTATTAAAAACAATGATAAGTTATTGAGGCTCCCTACAGCTACCGTCTGATTTATTTAAAGTTACCACAAATATAGTAAGGACAGTAACTCCTGAAAGAAAGCAGTTAGTTTTATTTCTTTAAAAGGAAGAAGCATGATAAGATCCCAAAAAGGGAAGAACTCCTCACTTACCAATAAAATAGCATGTCCATTGTCTTTGAAGTACCGTACTTTGCAGTTTCTTAATGAACTTGCTAGCCTCTGAGCTTCATTTGCACTTGGAAGCATGTTGTCCTTGCCACTATACATTACAATTCAGTTCCATCACTTCTTATTTAAAAATGTTTATCCACTAGGAAGAATAAATTCAAGCTCATGCATGCATGGAATACAGAGAGAAAATCCTACAGAGGATATTAGCAATCTTTTCCTCATAAGGCAGAAGTATGCTCGTAAGGATATACATCAATTTAGGTTCCATGagatttttttcacttttcagaACATCAATTAAGAAAGATTAAAGAATTTAATGGAACCGAAGGATTATTATGGAAAAAAAATTGACGCTTATTAACTATTATGACCCCTAAAGTATAACAACTGATGAAAACCTAAGTATAGAGTATTTCTCACCTTTAGTTCTGCATGAGTTATCCCGGACAAAAACAATGAAATTGATTATTGCAATTTCGTAAAGCAAATGGTAACTACTCCAAAACAGACTCTACCCATGAACTTCACCTTCGCTGTAGTGCAAGATATTTGAATTAAATGTTTTGGTCCAAAGACTACTTATAAGCTTCGTACTGTACGAGATGATCCACCAAAAAGAGAGAAaacgaaaaaataaaaagaaaaaccaaaaaaaagaaaaggtgaagaaacatAAACTAATTCTTTAGATAATTGGTCTAGAAAAGGCCTATGAGGCATAACTACAAGGCCTAGTGTACCAATATTCAGAATTGAGCAAAAAGCTTGAACCTACATACCCGCACAAAAAACTTCAGTCACAACAACATAAAGAGAAGTAGAGAACAGAGATCAGACCTAGCAAGCATAAGTACTTCAGCGTTAACAGCATGGAGACGGGAATTTGAATAAGATGAAGCAGATCTAAGAAGCTTCAACTTCCAGAGAAGAGTTTCCTTTGGTATAATATCAGCCACACCCTGAAGAAAGGGAGCGGGATACAATTACTGTAACGTGAATCCCTTTACAATTTCCTATCGGAAAAAATGACATGGAACTTCAAATCATTTGACTGACCAAGCATAAGAATCTATCTTCTTAGTTCTCTTCTTTAAACAATGGCCGTTCTTCTTCTTCTAGTATGCACATTGTCCTCTTCTGCTACTTCTAATTTTGGCCtactcttttcttctcttttctacTCTCTTAGTATAGTTTCTAGAGTATTTAAACATGAAAAGTTCTGTCACTCATACAAGGAGTTCTGTTTTAATTTGATCCAAGCTCTGACAGAACTATCATTTTGGTTAATATCATAGTTATTATCCTAGACAACAAGTGAAGAAACTGAAACTAGCACTTGCTAAAACCAGTCTATACAAAAGTCTTCCTGTAGCAATAGAGAAACCTAAATCCAGGAAGAATCAAAGTAGTTCAAGCAGAACTTACAGAAAGGTGGACCAGGAAAGCAGTGAGGTTGTCAGAGAGATGTTGAATAATTTGTCTAGGAGGAAGCATGGAATCAATGTTAACCATCGCCATCTTCATTGGATCACCTGATGCAGAAATGGCACATTATTTTGTCGACAATATGAAGAACTTGCCAGTTGCAACTGCACATTGTTCATCAATGTAAAGGGGAAAAAGGACGAAATAAAGGGTTATAAGAAATATATCCTCTTCAACACAATTTTCGAACAGGAAAAAATCAACAAGAACTAAGAATGCATAAGCAACTCAATTTTGGATTGATGTCTCATAAAGTTCCGAGATTACTGCAAGGTATAATCAAGATTTATGTGTGGTACAAGTTTCTAGTAGAAGAAATATCAACACTATGAACACTCGAAATATTATTCAGCTAAAGAGGAAAATGACGACATCAATTAACACGCAACGGTTAAAGGCAACACAGATCTTGTAAAGGTCAGAAATCAAAGAAACATTTTAATAAATGCACCAAAACTAAACTTGGAAGTTAGAGATGGTTATATTCTGGGGAAGAGATTGAATTATACCCATAATAAAGCTCAAAAGATAAGGGACTGTCACATGAAATTCATCAGGCAAAGACTCTAGAAGAGGAAGCAAAGGTTGGAGAGGCGTCCTGCCAAATGAAGTTGCTGAAAGATACAGAAACTGAAAATTAGATAATGGATTACTATAGCATGCCATAAGGAGTTACAGTAAGAAGTTGCTCTCTTTCTGATAGCTTACCTGGATTAGCTAATATAAGAACAAGGTCAATCTTAGGGTTACGAGCAGCAACAGCAAGAGCCAAGCACCCTCCAAATGAATCTCCAACTAAATAAATAGGCTTGTTTGGAGATGAAGCATGCCTCATCTTCACAGTTTCCTCGACATATTCCACCAGTTCTATACGATTTAAGCAAATAGAATATTATCATAAACTATATTCTTTTCCAGCTGTGATAAATCTCACTTACAGATGAACCAAAACCAAAACACATTCAGATAAAATCAACATATGTCAAAGAAAATATTCTGAGGTCATAGCTGAACTCCAAACTTGCAAACGGTAAAAGCCAAACTCTCAATAACTGAACCCACAAAAGAAGCATCATTCATAATTTCCAACCCCAATCTCCAAAATGGTAAAAAGTACACCTTTACCTTTTATTCCAGTTCTTAAAGCTTTTGGCTGGCGGTTAACCATACAAGGACAACTatatgaaaaagagaaagaagtagaaagcaagaaaacataaaactccaatttcgccaattttaTATTCCCTAAGCATGTGATTAAGTAGTTTGGTTCTCAATTCGATCATTTAAAAGAGAGACACATGTGAGATAATTGGAGAGACATACATAATGTCAAACTACTGCCTTCTATATTGATTCCTTCCAGCAGCCTCCAATGTTTCTTCTTCAAGTAGTCACCCAAATTCTTTCTATCAGTCCTTGCAAATGCAGGAACCTATGATATTTTTTAATAGTGACCTCTTTCGGTTGGTGATTTTGTACAGTAAAGCTTCTAAAAAAGTGATACTTGTTGCAAGTACAACATAAATCCAGAATAGATGGTTTCTCAATTGAACCAACCAACATATGCACAAAGCAGTAATTAAGAGAAGAAATACTATACCTTCAAATGGTGTTCGATCATACACAGGAATATGCAAGCACCAAACCTGAAAAACTCTGCAACAAGCAAGTTACAGTATCATATAATTGTGGAATCATGAAGCTGACTGATTGCTGCCTCGGCATCAATAGGGAAAGAACAATACCAGAACCAGATGAATATTATTACATGTTATAGAAGAGTGTGCGGTACTTACTTCCCAAGAGCCTTCTCATGTAAAACAAGACCCAAACCAGTGCCATCCATTCCTATACATTCGAATAGCATTCTAGTTAGTCATTCAAATTCAACAATAAAAACTGTATCTTAGGAACAGCATGCATGGCTTGGTGAAATGTATTGCTACATCTAAAAATGCAAAGGAAACCCTACAGAAATTCAACAACAAAAACTGTGTCCTAGAAATCGCACGCATGACTTGCTGAAATGAACTGCTACATATATCTAACCGATTCAAaggcttttcctcaaaatttaGGACTACAAATACTGGTGTTAATTCCCCTATCTGTACCACTAAATTATAACAAAAGCTTTGTTCaatcattatttttcttttcattttgaaGATTACCAGGCAGATAAAGAAGGAGAGGGGAGTCTTTCAAAGGAGGGCCAGCTGATATGGGAGTAAACCACCGCGGAGGACCTCCATCGGGCTTAATAATGTCCGATGCTATCTCAAGAAAATCCTTCACAGTTTGAGTTCCATATCCGTCATCCCAAAGGGGTTCCAATTTGTCTTGAATATCCTCTTTGCTCTTCTCCTTAATACTTGAAGTCAGATGACTATTTTCCACATCATCTACTGGGATAACTTTCTCCTTTTCCTCAATAGAAGATACACCATTAACTTTAACAGTATCTGAAGACAATAATGTGGAGTCCCTGCTAGCTAAGCACCTGATTTGAGCTATACACTGAGGCTTATAGTCTTGGTTAAGAGCAAAACGAGGGGTTGCCCAGAAATTTCGCAGAAGAGAAGCCATGGTTTCTGCAACCAATGGCCACAAAACTGCAAAGTTCAAACTTTTGAACAAGTACTGAATAGGCTCCAAAATATAGGCCCTCTCTCTCACTCTCTATATGTTTATGAAAACAACACTAGAAAGCGAAATTTAACCCGTTTTGTCCACCACTACCATCAAAAGGAATGACAAGAAGAATAGCAGGTGAAAGTGAAAGATGAATGCCTAATTTGCAAAAACAAAGAAACTTTGAAAACTCAAGACTTCTCTAATCACATGAAATCTGAACCAACCAATTAAAGAAAGCTTAAAGACACAAAGTTTTGTTAGATTCTTGTCTAAAAAAAAGTCTATTACAATAAATAAACACACAAAAAACAACAATGAATTCACCACTAGTACTTCATAGCTAATCCAGAACAGACAAATTACCCTCTCAGTGAGGTGAAAGTGGAAGGTGCAGGGAGATATAGTAAAATAAGGCAAGTGGGGTCTGACAAAACTACACTTTTTACATGTGGCCTTACTTGAACTAGTGAAACATACCATCCAATTACAATATTTTACAAACTTCTTGGAAATTTCTCGAGATAACAAAAGCACATGCACTGTTCATAATTCATAAACAATTAAAAATTGTAAATGAAGGCGGGATTGGATGTTTACTTACCAAATCAGAAGAACCCATATGTGGCTTTTTATGGGAGTTACACTCCATTAATGGAaaattttaaaggtaaaaaaatGCTAGAACTTTTTCAGAGAATGGAGAATCTCGTAAGTAGCTTGAATTGTTTGATGGTGACTGTTGGTGGAGAATTTGGTGGCAGATTCTATAATTTGCAAAGTACCTAAAACGTTtccttctttttgttttcttctctttccttttcctttgaaatatttttaactaatttttttttttccatAATAAATTCTTAATCGTAGTCAATAGGAAAATTTGCACCTTTCTCTTCAAATACTTTGATATGTGAAATTCATCCATTTGAGACTTTGAGTAGATATTTTTTTCGTAAAGACTTTTTTCTATGTGACGTCTCATTTCAAAATCAAATACAGTAGTTAATATGCAATTTAGGTGGACATTGATCTTTTCTGGATTCGTTGTCATTGTTGAGCAATAATGAATAAATTAACATTTATCTTCTTTAGATTTGCTGTCATTATTGagcaataataaataaaaataatcattACATTAGTGTTCTTGTTTGACAAAGTTAAGGACATCCCTATCTGAAGTGACATTTGGTTAGTGATGTTGACTAATACTGCAtaaaattgcttttatttccacAAAATTTTTATAGAACGTAAAATAAAATACTTTATTATTAATATCCTATTATAATTCGTACATAATATGTTTCtaagcttctttttttttttttcatccaTGCATAACTTATTTCAAAACCAAACAATCCCTCCCTGAAGGTCATATCAATTATGTGTATAACTTATTTGGAGTTTTGTGTTTCTTTAAACAATTATCCCATTCAGTAGAGTTCTGTGAAAACACAAAATCAGAACTCATATAGAGCAATTCTGTGGGTAGAGTAAACAACGACTTTAATTACATTACAGAAATGAGAAACACCCCCCCCCCCGGTAAAGCCAAATTACCCCACCACccaaaaaaaaacataaataacTCAAAATTCCATTTTCCTTACCTTTTATGTGAAAATGACACCAGGTAGCCACTTTTAAGTATTTTGTTTAAAATATATCCACATGTTACAATATATTCAAAGATTAGTCAATTTTGCTCAAACTTCAAGACAAAGCATCCTAGAATTTAAATCTCAAAGTTCAAACTTTCAGGACGTGTCCTAAAGTTCGAAAATTGTATCCAGAAGTTCGAATCTTATGTCCTAAATTTTAAATTAGTAGTTCAGAAATTCACGACACTTAATATTCTAAatttttgagctgctaatttgaaattcagAATACCTAGTCCTGAAGTTTGGGTGAATTAGTTAATCTTTAAATTCATTGTAAATTATAGATATATTTTAAACAGCGGGCTTAAGGGTGGGTATTGCTGCACTTCGCCCACCTTTTCCTCTTCTCTTATACTGCATGGGCTTGGGTCTGCTGGGATCGAATTGGGTCATGAATGAGGCCCATTATTGTCCAACCTGATAATTAGGTCTAGCCTTTTAGTTTTTaatgattgtttttttttttcttaaaaaagaatGAATATACTTCTTAGATATGTCGGGTTAAATATTAATATTCCCCGGTTCTGATAATTAAAGTCTCTGACAGGTATCCATTCTTTAGATTAGAGATGCCTCCCTCGAAGAAAAGCAAAGGTAAAAGCAACTCAGCCGAGTTAACTCAGCCGGCTGTATCAACTCCCAAAATTCCGGCGTGCTTCCGCGCCATTCCTCCGTCGTCCGTCGCCATCACGATCCACGCCAAGCCAGGGTCGAAAATCGCGACCGTCACTGACTTGGATGACGATGCAGTTGGTGTCCAAATTGACGCACCTGCTAAAGATGGTGAAGCTAATGCTGCCCTAATCGATTATATAAGCTCCGTTGTTGGGGTCAAAAGAAGACAAGTTTCTATAGGTTCTGGGTCGAAATCCAGGGATAAGGTCCTCATTGTCGAGGATGTTACTTTACAGGGTGTTTTTGATGCTCTCGCCAAAGTTTTGAAAGATCAGTGACAGAAACAACAGATCAAAGGAAAAGAATTTTACAGGGCAGAACTGGAGACTCTGATCGTGTAAATAGGTGCCAAAATGTGCAAGTACATGAAAATACTCTTTATTACCTCTTCTTAATGTCCTACTATTTTGTGTTGTTTCAACTGATGTTGCCGGATTCGGTTTCTCCATCTTTGCATTTTAAAAGTTCATGTCATTTCTGAACTGCTGGATAATTGAAATGTTTTGGAACAATTACACTTAGACCACATAACGCAAATTGGCCCATATTTCAAATCTTTAACCGGCTTAGCCCAATGTGTCATGATTTGAAAAGAAATTATTGATAGCTATCCGATTTAGTTGTCTGAAGCTTCTGCTTTGCATTTTCTGCTACAAATAGTAGTTGATTGTGTGCcaaaaattaatttctttaaAACCTTGGCCTATTATCGTTTGGGTTACAGATTTGCAAACCTACTTGCAGTGTTTGCGGGTGGacgtaagaaaattgaagaagagaAAATTAAAGAATAGACTATCGAATAACATTCAAAACTTCGATTTCGAAAATAGCATTTTTtaagtttgttagttgtttggatcgGATGTTGGTCCGATTAATTGAAAATATCAAGAGGagttcaaaattaaaatttgaagtgatttggattAGATTTGAGCAATATTTGagataaatttcagaaaaaacgcAAAGAAGAAGACTAGTAAGTTTTTGTATAATGATGTATAATAttatataatagtgtatatgtgtATATAAATACCTCTTATATACTATTATACTCTTTTATATATCTTTATACAAAACGTCTGTATaggaacttcttccacgattttcatgtcacgacctaaaccgatgggccgcgacgggtgcctgaatCCTACCTGTCGTCCACCCCTAAGTATACGTCTAAGATATAAAtatgaataacatctgctgaattacgacaATAACATATGTGAAGAAAACCTgtcaacaaggcatatgtacgtatacaggcagaatacagtgggaaagccggcaaggctgctatagagaactatacatccaaaattgAAAGCCGACAaagccacatacaacccaactagacatactgtctacagatcTCTAATGGAAACATAATTGTATAAAGACGggatatatatacacacacacaaaaacgtatcgtaccaaattcaaaagcagctccagatcaagtgaagcacgccaactctcgctgatcaaggatcctaagaagggggacccccgtgaaatagggcatcagtacgaaaaatgtactgagtatataaggcatgaaaattagtatgtaaaagacatagatgaaacatggaatgcAGAAACActatctttaaatctgaataactctgtaaattctgaaacgtttataatgtcatgcacgtgcgtataaatatcgtgtcatgcataggtatgggtgtacatcatatcatcaagccactgatggcatcccatcatatcatctcggtcactgtggacaatatcatcaacatataccagctgatcaggtggtggtgcgtatataacgccgtaaacttttcacatatcccatatacatatatttacatatatatgcgtatataacgtcatctggtcatgggtcaatgcacatgagtgaaatgcatgaaaaatacgtaataatctcaatatttcttccggataaatttttccaactgcgtattattctgagactcatgaacagaaaattatcatggggaatcaagaatatagacacccctaataattctatgaatagagtaatttatggaaactgtgtatttgttcgtttcttcaatataatttggaccatgccaaaagaaagaatggagggccttaacatatatattcctggaattatttgaacggAATAAAGCTTCTGCTTCCGTGAAATATGTTAGAATGAAATTCTGCCTGAATCCCTTGAAATTTTGAAACGAAATTTGGTGGCTTCTTTGAAATTTCAATTGAAAATTTTGAATTGTTGAACGAAATTATTCTGCTTTTCACGTTTTTGGTTCAAAGACAGAATGCAAATGGAATTTATTTTGTTCCTACGTTCTTGGTTTGATTTGCTTCTGTTTCTAGCCTTGGAATGGATTTGATATCAATTTGTGATAATATCACATTTGTGGATTGTCAGATTCCTTCGAGGAGTTATCTCGATAAAATAAACTTTTCTTATTCCTTAGGTGTAAGACACCTATTTACAAGAGTTATGAGTCACCCTTTTAAATTGGTGGCTTTGTGCCACGTGGAGAGTGGGCGAAGATTAgtaatctttacccacttattagttaattgggtaatgtttcgttattcggtaattaaccaattatccgtataatttaaaaattaccccaaattactttAAAAAtctatttagttttaatatacttcatatatatactttatatattatactaccgtggtcatatggtaccttgcatggtactagttcgtaattatcgggtattatcgctcgacccatattttactccaaattggccactttcaacgaaactcgttttctttaattcgtataccctttatccttcatgacacttatttatcgcttgttacaaatagcataaatatgttaACATCAAGATAATATCATCCCCGAATtcacgtcggttaactgaaaacgaaattttaacgtacgaaaacgcgataTGTAACATTTCAGTTGCAATTTTTGTTCAAAATCATTCCAAATcttcattaaatgacttcaaatttagtatacaacctccttatgctatttctaacaagtctaaaggaCCCTcattccaaatttctcacaaaagcAGATTCGAAATTTAAATAAACTTATTTAAGCTTGTTTAACAATGATGGACCAGTTTAAATCTTTactaaatgacttcaaattttgtatacaacctccttatattatttctaacaagtctaaacaACATCCACTCCAAATTACAGATTCGAAAATTATATTAAAAGCTTgagaatttttttgaaaaaattgaaTAATAATTTCGAAAACCTATTTGGAGTTgaatgttgaatcttagcctattattttttgGCTACAGCTTTGTGAAGTTAAATATAAGCGACTTAGTTACAATGTATGTGTGTGAGTTGTATTTATATGTAATTCCCCCAAATGTTTTTTGTTTgatggaagaaaaaaaaattaaagtctCTCAACAACAAAAGGAATTATCGATAAGCCAACAACTTCACAAAACCATATTCAACTCcataggggtcgtttggttacaGAGTTATCTCGAGATTATAATTCATGGATTGTAATCCTGGGATTAATAATCTCTGGATTAAGTACCAATGCTTTGTTTGGTTCATTGAATTAAAAATAGGATATACCGTGTATAATCCCAAAacttgtatttgatttgaaactaAATAAACTTGAACAAATCATTTGTTTCAATTTTTAACCTTAGTTATTTTAGAGACTTAGATATATTTAGTTTTTTTAAGAATAAAGATGGGGATATCACAAAAACCAAAAGAGATCTATAATATAACTCTATAGAATAGAAGTTTTGTAATGTTATAATCCTTGTCTTGTAATATTCTAGAATCAAAAGATTGGATCACTACTTTATTATTGTTCACTGCTTGTTTTTTAGAAAATGTTCTAGGCCGGTTCCAAAATTGATCACATAAAGTTTATAATCCATATCATATTCTCTGTTCATTCGTTGTACTGTTATTGTTAATGGAGTTCAATTCGAATTAATAGGACTACTAGAATGAAAATCCAAACAcatttcatcagttcaaaaacaGTGAAAAGTGAAAGGTCTTAACAGGATAACATGGTAATTTTGGAATCTTATCCTGCTATGAGATGGTATTAAATAATCCAAGATTGTGGTATAAAATTATCCCGGGATTAACTAATCCCTACAATTAAGTATGAGATAAATTTAATCCCAATTTCTACACCACCTTATCTCACATACCAAACGATCCCATGGTTTTGCTCACGGAAGCTCTTCATTAAATTGTCCACATTACGAAGTAATAATAGTCTAACTACTGTGGCAATTGAGATAGTATGGAACGTTTTCAAATATTTCATCAGTTTGTGTTTCATCAAATTATTATAGTCCAAATAACGTCTTGAAAATCTCTGAAAATTAAGATACTAGTAAAATCATTAAAAGATGGTGCATTAAGTTGCATAACTTAATCGTTAATCTTGTGCTCTTAAACAATATTAGTCAAGTTCTTAAGTAGAATCATTAACGGAAAAAAATGAAGTTAATAAGATACTACATTGAACCTTTAGTACAGAGTGTTAAATTTGGAGATCCTGTAACTTTTAGCATTGTGGCAATGAAAACTTCTACCGTATTTCTTTACATCATGCCCATGCCTCTCAGAGGATATACAGAGTGCAAAGAACCTTATAATCCAAGTTTGATCTGAATGCATTCAGATCCCAGCAAACACCATTATTTTTTTAGGACTGCACTTCTATTTTCCATCATTATTTCCAGAATATTTCATTCAAAATTTGAATGATTAATAGATATAGTTCTAAATACAGAAGCACAAAACTTCACCATGTCCGAAATTCAGAGCAACACCATAGCAACATCAGTTAGAACTGGCTAGGTCAATGTAAAACCAATTTGCTCTGCTATGTAAATGCCTATCACCAAATCTTCCCCACTAAAACTGAGAATACCAATAACAAAGAAGATTTACAacgtaaatgaaacaggaaagAAAGTAAATACATAAATTAGTTTGGTCAGAAGAGGTAAATTTTACTTCTGGAGATATTATTCGCCTTCCCTACGGTGTGGTTGTTGGAAGACAATCCAAACATCCAAACCCTTGCATTTGCAATAGCCTCATATATATAAATCTACAGGCTCCCGACATTGTCATGAGCTCTTTCTCTTGAGAAATTCAGTCTCATGTACCCTCAAAACCAAAATTCCTTCCTTCAGCAAATGCAAGCTTTCTATTTTTTCTAAAAGCACCAAACACCAAAATTCAATAATAATTACCACCTTAACGACGTGCAAACAGCAAAGTGGTCCTCGTGTGAATTTTCCTAATTATTCCAACCACT
Proteins encoded in this window:
- the LOC104226277 gene encoding phytyl ester synthase 1, chloroplastic isoform X1 translates to MASLLRNFWATPRFALNQDYKPQCIAQIRCLASRDSTLLSSDTVKVNGVSSIEEKEKVIPVDDVENSHLTSSIKEKSKEDIQDKLEPLWDDGYGTQTVKDFLEIASDIIKPDGGPPRWFTPISAGPPLKDSPLLLYLPGMDGTGLGLVLHEKALGKVFQVWCLHIPVYDRTPFEELVEYVEETVKMRHASSPNKPIYLVGDSFGGCLALAVAARNPKIDLVLILANPATSFGRTPLQPLLPLLESLPDEFHVTVPYLLSFIMGDPMKMAMVNIDSMLPPRQIIQHLSDNLTAFLVHLSGVADIIPKETLLWKLKLLRSASSYSNSRLHAVNAEVLMLASGKDNMLPSANEAQRLASSLRNCKVRYFKDNGHAILLEDGINLLSIIKGTSKYRHSKRHDYVMDFLPPSMSEFKKAVQDFRWYINFTGSVMLSTMENGKIVRGLAGVPCEGPVLLVGYHMLMGLEVIPLVEEYLRQKKILLRGIAHPTLFTQLIESETNESSIFDMLRLYGATPVTASNFFKLLATKSHVLLYPGGAREALHRKGEEYKVIWPDQPEFIRMAARFGATIVPFGVVGEDDIAQLVLDYDDLKKIPILSDQIRRDNELAARMGVTVRRDMTGEVANQTLYLPGILPKVPGRFYYLFGKPIHTKGRQDLLKDREKARELYLHIKYEVQNSVNYLLKKREEDPYRSVIDRTTYRAFSATFDDVPTFDY
- the LOC104226276 gene encoding uncharacterized protein, whose amino-acid sequence is MPPSKKSKGKSNSAELTQPAVSTPKIPACFRAIPPSSVAITIHAKPGSKIATVTDLDDDAVGVQIDAPAKDGEANAALIDYISSVVGVKRRQVSIGSGSKSRDKVLIVEDVTLQGVFDALAKVLKDQ